A segment of the Orcinus orca chromosome 4, mOrcOrc1.1, whole genome shotgun sequence genome:
TTTTACCCTCCTGATTAAACAGGCAGATTTGGCTGCCATCCTCCtatcctttctttttgtcttgaaCGTGGATTGACGCCTACAGCTGCCAACAGTCACACTGAAAACATGAATCAACAAACCAACATGCTCAAATTGGTGGACGACAAAGAGTCTGAGTTACTCATGATGTAGTTGAGCCCCTGTACCAACTCTGGACAGCCCACCTCTAGACTTCCAATTAAATGAGAGCCACCAGGCAGGTTTTGTGCCTTGGCCTATACCCACTAGATGCTAGCAGCAACTAAAGGTAGTCGtgacaattaaaaatgtttccagcTACGGTCAACTGACCCTAGTGGGCAAAACTGCTAGTTGAGAACCATTACCTTATCTtagtattttggttttttaactTTCAATAATACCgtaaatgtattattttgatacaattaaattatgaaaaaagaaactaacagtatGAAAAGAGCTAGATGAGAGACCACCAATGTTTTGTCTCCTTTTAAAACCTCCCAATTTCCTTCCTGACCTCTCCCTGGGCCTAAGAGTCTCACTCCTTCTTTCCCAGACATGCACAGACAGAACAGAGACACTTACCACCTAGAAATGCACACTCATAATGGCTGCAGGTCTTGTTTGTGCTTTGCAGGATAAGGTTATTGCCAGTCCCATCCTGTGTCACATGAAAAACCTCATTCAGGggtattaaaataattctttcacTGTCTTTATCAAAAAATTTTTCAACGGCAATTCCAAAGCACGTGTTGATGGTTAACAGAACGTCTTGGTCATTGGCAACTTGAGGTTTGGTTGAATATGCCAAGGTGAAATGGCCAAATCGGACTTGGTTTAGTCCTCCAGATGTAGATAAAGTAGTCTGCCTCACGCTATACACCACGTTTTTGTAGCTGCTCTCACAAGGTCTTCTCAGCAACTGCAGAGCTTTCGTCAGGTAGAAATGAAACGCTTTGAACTGGAAGCCATAGACATAATCTTTTCGAGACTGGCCGGCCATTTTCCCAGCTTCATTGAACTGATGGTAAAAGGAAGTTTGCTCTTGAGCTTCAGAAACATATGCCGTCAGGGCTATTCCATGGTTATCCTTAAAACCCATAGGGAGAGAGAGCTGAGTCTTCCGAGCTTCCCACTTGGCTTCTGCATTTTCCCACACATCTTCCAAGAGCTGGAGGCTTGCTTTTTCCTCCTTGAGCAGCTGGGGAACATATTTGAGTTCCATCCTGTCAGTGCATTTCAGGTATTCGTCATCAAATGCATTGTCTGCCATAGCTAACATGTCAGCTTGTACCTTCAAAGGAAAAGGACATTAATactcttgaaataaagatacttggTGTACATCATTTCTCTCAGTTTATCGCATCCACCCCCTCATGCCCAGGctctctcccttgcttacaaTCAACTTTGGATATGTTTTGACGTAGGAAGTATCTTCCGCTGCTAATGATAACTTTTCTCACATATTTGTATGAAAGAGTAAATGACCATGCCTGCAACTCATTCGTTTGAACCCTGTGGTACAGAGGAAAGCACAATGAGGGTGAAACTGAAGAAAATGGGTGGCAGTCCTGGCTTTGAACAATATTCTTAGCTAATTTCCTCAACCACTCAAGACTGTTGAGTGAATTTGAAATATCTTGTGTGAAACACTTTACATGAAGGATAAATATATAAAGGCAAACGTTACCCCTTTTGCTTTGAGGATGCCCCCTCCCCCTTGTCTGTGTGGTTCAGCTAGGACTGATTCTGCATCTTCAGCCCCTATGATAAGCAACGATGCAGGCTTAAAAACCAGAGCactcccagaaaaacaaaaggctTTCTTTCCCTATAACCATAAGCTCTAAGGATAATATTGGCTTGTGGCAGCCAATAGTTATCCATTGAGTCCCATGGAGAATCCTGTCTACAAATAAAGCCAACAAAGGAAGGTTTGCAGAGCTGAGAGGTGAAGAGAGAGATGAGGACCTGATAACATTACTTAAGGCCTGAGTCTAGCTTTACCTGGAAACTGTATGTTACTTCAGTCATAAGAATCAGTAAATTCCCTATTTATCTGAGCTAGTTTGAATTGTCTTTCCGTTACAAGTAACTGGAAAAGGACTAAACATCTTTAAATGACACACATAACGTAAGAAGCAGGGCAGTGTAGTGTAACGAACACTACTAGCTTTGAATCAGATAgatttgggttcaaattccaTTTCTGTTACTAACTAGGCACTAATTACTCATGGGAAAGTTACTTGGCATTTCTGAGCTTCGGTTTTTTTCATCTAAAGAATGGGGATAACGTGAGGAAATAATATCTTAAttgcaggattgttgtgaggattaaatgatataatgaatATATGCAAAGTCCTCAGCCCCATGCCTTAGCCCCAAGGCACATATCAAGCCTTCAACGAGCTGTGGTTATTCTTATCATTTCGTAATAGGAATATATGTACAGTCTTCCCTCAGTacccatgggggattggttccaggagcccccgcagacaccaaaatccacaaatgctcaagttccttataaAACTGGCATAGTACAgccttccccggcggtccagtggttaaggctccgtggTTGCACAAACCAGGGGTGCTGGTTTGaaccccggtcagggaactaggatcctgcatgccacgtggtgcagccagaaaaaaaaaaaaaaggcaca
Coding sequences within it:
- the ART3 gene encoding ecto-ADP-ribosyltransferase 3 isoform X4: MKAGHFEMVTMLLAPMILMDMFQVQADMLAMADNAFDDEYLKCTDRMELKYVPQLLKEEKASLQLLEDVWENAEAKWEARKTQLSLPMGFKDNHGIALTAYVSEAQEQTSFYHQFNEAGKMAGQSRKDYVYGFQFKAFHFYLTKALQLLRRPCESSYKNVVYSVRQTTLSTSGGLNQVRFGHFTLAYSTKPQVANDQDVLLTINTCFGIAVEKFFDKDSERIILIPLNEVFHVTQDGTGNNLILQSTNKTCSHYECAFLGEYFQHISVYNSGMKSQESTVLPGVKSQEATQIPGMKTPEPFSLPEDKSQDIDSPAPAPGPVPGPKIHTSASSGKMLLPPFGTFIILISVSALNLCCSVV
- the ART3 gene encoding ecto-ADP-ribosyltransferase 3 isoform X1; this translates as MKAGHFEMVTMLLAPMILMDMFQVQADMLAMADNAFDDEYLKCTDRMELKYVPQLLKEEKASLQLLEDVWENAEAKWEARKTQLSLPMGFKDNHGIALTAYVSEAQEQTSFYHQFNEAGKMAGQSRKDYVYGFQFKAFHFYLTKALQLLRRPCESSYKNVVYSVRQTTLSTSGGLNQVRFGHFTLAYSTKPQVANDQDVLLTINTCFGIAVEKFFDKDSERIILIPLNEVFHVTQDGTGNNLILQSTNKTCSHYECAFLGGLKTANCVENMEYFQHISVYNSGVKNQKLEDPGMKSQESTVLPGVKSQEATQIPGMKTPEPFSLPEDKSQDIDSPAPAPGPVPGPKIHTSASSGKMLLPPFGTFIILISVSALNLCCSVV
- the ART3 gene encoding ecto-ADP-ribosyltransferase 3 isoform X3; translation: MKAGHFEMVTMLLAPMILMDMFQVQADMLAMADNAFDDEYLKCTDRMELKYVPQLLKEEKASLQLLEDVWENAEAKWEARKTQLSLPMGFKDNHGIALTAYVSEAQEQTSFYHQFNEAGKMAGQSRKDYVYGFQFKAFHFYLTKALQLLRRPCESSYKNVVYSVRQTTLSTSGGLNQVRFGHFTLAYSTKPQVANDQDVLLTINTCFGIAVEKFFDKDSERIILIPLNEVFHVTQDGTGNNLILQSTNKTCSHYECAFLGEYFQHISVYNSGVKNQKLEDPGMKSQESTVLPGVKSQEATQIPGMKTPEPFSLPEDKSQDIDSPAPAPGPVPGPKIHTSASSGKMLLPPFGTFIILISVSALNLCCSVV
- the ART3 gene encoding ecto-ADP-ribosyltransferase 3 isoform X2, with translation MKAGHFEMVTMLLAPMILMDMFQVQADMLAMADNAFDDEYLKCTDRMELKYVPQLLKEEKASLQLLEDVWENAEAKWEARKTQLSLPMGFKDNHGIALTAYVSEAQEQTSFYHQFNEAGKMAGQSRKDYVYGFQFKAFHFYLTKALQLLRRPCESSYKNVVYSVRQTTLSTSGGLNQVRFGHFTLAYSTKPQVANDQDVLLTINTCFGIAVEKFFDKDSERIILIPLNEVFHVTQDGTGNNLILQSTNKTCSHYECAFLGGLKTANCVENMEYFQHISVYNSGMKSQESTVLPGVKSQEATQIPGMKTPEPFSLPEDKSQDIDSPAPAPGPVPGPKIHTSASSGKMLLPPFGTFIILISVSALNLCCSVV